In a single window of the Flavobacterium sp. W4I14 genome:
- a CDS encoding 5'-nucleotidase (product_source=KO:K03787; cath_funfam=3.40.1210.10; cog=COG0496; ko=KO:K03787; pfam=PF01975; superfamily=64167; tigrfam=TIGR00087), which translates to MTKQGTKPNILVVNDDGITATGIKNLMEVMQELGNVVVVAPDSPQSGMGHAITIGKPIRFDKVDLYAGVEMYKCSGTPVDCVKIAVNKIFKGKKPDLCVSGINHGLNNSINVLYSGTMSAAVEGAIEKIPSIGFSLDDFAADADFSHTKKYIKNICEQVLANGLPEGTLLNVNFPKGDHLKGVKVCRQANAKWMEEFDERTDPYQRPYYWLTGVFENFDKGEDTDVWALENNYISIVPVQFDLTAHHAIQAINSWDFIGNNATKSTSAGTKVSAPDGINLG; encoded by the coding sequence ATGACAAAGCAGGGCACAAAACCAAATATTTTAGTTGTAAATGACGACGGGATTACAGCTACGGGCATAAAGAATTTAATGGAAGTAATGCAGGAGCTGGGCAATGTAGTGGTGGTTGCACCAGATAGTCCGCAAAGCGGAATGGGGCATGCCATTACCATAGGCAAACCGATCCGTTTTGATAAGGTAGATCTTTATGCAGGTGTAGAAATGTATAAATGCAGTGGAACCCCGGTTGATTGTGTTAAAATTGCTGTAAATAAGATTTTTAAGGGTAAAAAACCTGATTTATGCGTTTCAGGAATTAACCATGGACTAAATAATTCGATTAATGTACTTTATTCAGGTACCATGTCTGCTGCCGTAGAAGGTGCAATAGAAAAAATTCCATCTATTGGTTTCTCTTTAGATGATTTTGCAGCCGATGCCGATTTTAGTCATACCAAAAAATACATTAAAAACATCTGTGAGCAGGTTTTAGCAAATGGCTTACCAGAAGGAACCTTGTTAAACGTGAATTTCCCGAAAGGTGATCACCTAAAAGGCGTTAAGGTTTGCCGTCAGGCCAATGCAAAGTGGATGGAAGAATTTGATGAAAGAACTGATCCTTACCAACGGCCATACTATTGGTTAACGGGTGTTTTCGAAAATTTCGACAAAGGAGAAGATACAGATGTTTGGGCATTGGAAAACAATTACATTTCTATTGTTCCGGTCCAATTTGATTTAACGGCACATCACGCGATACAAGCCATAAACAGTTGGGATTTTATTGGCAACAATGCTACAAAATCTACAAGTGCCGGGACCAAAGTTTCTGCACCCGATGGCATTAATTTAGGTTAA
- a CDS encoding hypothetical protein (product_source=Hypo-rule applied; superfamily=52743; transmembrane_helix_parts=Inside_1_12,TMhelix_13_35,Outside_36_44,TMhelix_45_62,Inside_63_68,TMhelix_69_87,Outside_88_90), translated as MIDQLKRLNNSVWIGLGIGLLVPAIFCSIAWYIITHVASLAKADLLYIGGIAINAYTMQYFFKYNKENIGRGILAATFLCAFVFFAYKVF; from the coding sequence ATGATTGATCAACTGAAAAGATTAAATAATTCTGTGTGGATAGGTTTGGGCATTGGTTTGCTTGTGCCTGCAATATTTTGTTCCATTGCCTGGTATATCATTACCCATGTGGCTTCACTCGCCAAAGCAGATTTGTTATATATTGGTGGTATTGCCATAAATGCTTATACCATGCAATACTTTTTTAAATACAACAAAGAAAATATTGGAAGAGGCATATTAGCGGCAACGTTTTTGTGCGCTTTTGTGTTTTTTGCATACAAAGTTTTTTAA
- a CDS encoding lipid-A-disaccharide synthase (product_source=KO:K00748; cath_funfam=3.40.50.2000; cog=COG0763; ko=KO:K00748; pfam=PF02684; superfamily=53756; tigrfam=TIGR00215), protein MKYYLVAGEASGDLHSANLMKALKAEDGEAVFRYFGGDKMQAEGGELVKHYADMAFMGFTEVILNLRTIFKNLKACKNDILQWKPDVLILIDFPGFNLKIAEFAKANGIKVCYYISPKVWAWNQKRVLKIKKVVDHMFCILPFEVDFYKEWGMQVDYVGNPLLDEIAQFTPDSNFRANNQIGAEKIIALLPGSRKQEIERLLPVMLSITENHPDYIFAIAAAPTFTESYYRQFTGDKKVYLLFNSTYNLLHHAHAAVVASGTATLETALFKVPQVVVYKGGTISIAIARMLVKIKFISLVNLIVNKKIVTELIQEDCNTQKVNEELEIILTDDGRNEMLKHYDELLLLMGKPGASAKTARLISSYLQ, encoded by the coding sequence ATGAAGTACTACCTCGTTGCGGGAGAAGCCTCAGGCGATTTACATAGCGCCAACTTAATGAAAGCCTTAAAAGCTGAGGACGGCGAAGCTGTATTCAGGTATTTTGGGGGGGATAAAATGCAGGCCGAAGGTGGCGAGTTGGTTAAACACTATGCCGATATGGCTTTTATGGGCTTTACCGAGGTAATTCTAAATTTAAGGACCATTTTCAAAAACCTTAAAGCCTGCAAGAACGATATTTTACAATGGAAGCCCGACGTGTTGATCCTGATCGATTTTCCTGGGTTTAACTTAAAAATTGCGGAGTTTGCAAAAGCCAATGGGATTAAAGTATGTTATTATATTTCGCCTAAAGTTTGGGCATGGAACCAAAAACGGGTGCTGAAAATCAAAAAAGTTGTCGATCACATGTTCTGTATCTTGCCTTTCGAAGTAGATTTCTACAAGGAATGGGGCATGCAGGTAGATTATGTAGGCAATCCCTTATTAGACGAAATTGCGCAGTTTACGCCTGATTCAAATTTCCGTGCAAACAATCAGATAGGTGCTGAAAAAATTATTGCCTTATTACCGGGTAGCCGCAAGCAGGAAATAGAACGTTTACTCCCGGTGATGCTGAGCATTACCGAAAACCATCCCGATTATATTTTCGCCATTGCAGCTGCACCAACTTTTACCGAAAGCTATTATCGCCAGTTTACGGGAGATAAAAAAGTTTATCTTCTTTTTAACAGTACCTATAATTTATTGCACCATGCCCATGCTGCAGTTGTAGCTTCAGGAACAGCTACGCTAGAAACAGCTTTGTTTAAAGTGCCACAGGTGGTGGTTTATAAAGGTGGCACGATTTCAATTGCCATTGCACGGATGTTGGTAAAAATTAAGTTTATTTCATTGGTAAATCTTATCGTAAATAAGAAGATTGTAACCGAACTTATCCAGGAAGATTGTAACACCCAAAAGGTGAACGAAGAACTCGAAATTATCTTAACAGACGATGGCAGGAATGAGATGTTAAAGCATTATGATGAACTACTTTTACTCATGGGGAAACCCGGTGCTTCGGCAAAAACGGCCAGATTAATTTCTTCATACCTACAATAA
- a CDS encoding TonB-linked SusC/RagA family outer membrane protein (product_source=TIGR04056; cath_funfam=2.170.130.10,2.60.40.1120; cleavage_site_network=SignalP-noTM; cog=COG1629; ko=KO:K21573; pfam=PF00593,PF07715,PF13715; superfamily=49464,56935; tigrfam=TIGR04056), translating to MKNILLRTTGFLCLVLLSSPQLFAKITSEKKNFNRYYFQQDTTKKQDTTKKVPVGKPADSVKAPPNPLGGSRPVTAPSPAPTTTAPATPASTAPAASAAQKTITGTVVDEQKIGLPGVGIKIQGKTGGTVTQENGKFSINVTAPTDVLVFSYIGYQTKSVPAGNGATPLTINLVPSQSQKLDEVVVVGYGTLKTKEVTSSVAHVDTSQFRQSGARNALDLVQGKVAGLNITRGSSNPNAGPSVQLRGVVSVTGSASPLFVIDGIPGGNPDLLQQDDILSIDVLKDGSGAAIYGTSANAGVILITTKKGKPGAPTFNYSSYVRKEFIQNRLDFLTADEFRQKIASKEINAIDYGGSEDLYDRLVNHDNLSQNHNLSLSGGSDKTSYRASINYRDLQGIALENGRKEYTLRLNVNQKGLNDKLNVQMNLATNFNNANLLANGTKIDFFDNELTGSGWEEEATKNPTKLIYNPDGSFYYDNQSTNQFARLFQETSYRKQQTSSADIKADLDILTGLKGTIFGSVQRDSYIDGGYANIASENSVENSDYPNGGYAFKNNFLSQSFALEPTLQYTKTIADKHSFTALAGYSYRYYIEEGAKASNRGFLNDQFHEDNLNAGQALADGKAAMGSFKNDNTLIAFFGRINYAFDGKYLAQFILRREGSSRFGENNKWGNFPAVSLGWNVTQEKFMENVKWVNNLKLRAGYGVTGNSGFQNNASRVTLSTGGKYLYPDGAYRETYGPSRNANPFLKWESKRELNIGADFTLFNNKLTGALDVFKRTTKDLLDTYTTPQPPYVQSSIFANVGQISSKGIELALSYQAIKTKDFTFSMDFTGSTIKNTLDSYSNDIYTVKYKTFGGIGGAGDLGDAITTYEGEDVGIFYGKRFAGFDADGKWLFYNRNGQAVRNDKINYSKDKNLTDLAPIGNAIPKYYASYTANFTYKNFDFRIFLRGKFDYQILNTTALSYGNPSISGINYLKEAFGKYSQINDTYMYSDYYLENGTNVKIDEVTIGYNFKLKTKMVRNIRVYATGQNLATITGYSGNDPDFVQDTGLGPGIDNRGAYPSTRSFLFGVNVGF from the coding sequence ATGAAAAACATTTTACTCAGGACGACAGGATTCCTATGCCTTGTCCTACTTTCAAGCCCCCAGTTGTTTGCGAAAATTACGAGCGAAAAGAAGAATTTTAATCGCTACTATTTTCAGCAGGATACAACTAAAAAACAAGACACAACAAAAAAAGTTCCGGTGGGCAAACCTGCTGATTCGGTAAAAGCACCACCAAACCCGCTTGGTGGCTCGCGCCCGGTAACTGCCCCTTCACCGGCCCCAACTACAACAGCGCCGGCTACACCGGCGAGCACTGCTCCTGCAGCATCAGCAGCCCAAAAAACAATTACGGGTACCGTTGTAGACGAACAGAAAATAGGTTTACCTGGTGTTGGGATTAAAATTCAGGGTAAAACAGGTGGTACGGTAACGCAGGAGAATGGTAAATTTAGTATCAATGTTACTGCCCCTACCGATGTGCTGGTATTTAGCTATATCGGTTACCAAACTAAATCCGTTCCCGCTGGTAATGGAGCAACGCCATTAACCATCAATTTGGTTCCGTCGCAATCTCAAAAATTAGATGAAGTAGTGGTGGTTGGTTATGGTACATTAAAAACAAAAGAAGTTACTTCATCCGTTGCCCACGTAGATACTTCGCAATTTAGGCAAAGTGGCGCCCGGAACGCGTTGGATCTGGTTCAGGGTAAAGTTGCAGGATTGAATATTACCAGAGGGAGTTCAAATCCGAACGCTGGTCCAAGTGTGCAACTAAGGGGTGTTGTTTCTGTAACCGGAAGTGCAAGTCCGCTTTTCGTTATCGATGGTATTCCAGGCGGTAATCCCGATCTTTTACAGCAAGATGATATCTTATCTATAGATGTTTTAAAAGATGGTTCTGGAGCAGCAATTTACGGTACCAGTGCCAATGCCGGAGTAATTTTAATTACCACCAAAAAAGGAAAACCAGGTGCTCCGACTTTTAATTACTCATCATACGTAAGGAAGGAGTTTATCCAAAACCGCTTAGATTTTTTAACAGCGGATGAGTTTAGGCAAAAAATTGCTTCGAAAGAAATTAATGCAATTGATTATGGTGGTAGCGAAGATCTGTACGATCGCTTAGTTAATCACGATAACCTTTCACAAAATCATAACCTTTCATTATCTGGAGGATCTGATAAAACAAGTTATCGTGCAAGTATTAACTATAGGGATTTACAAGGTATTGCTTTAGAAAATGGCCGTAAAGAGTACACTTTAAGGCTAAATGTGAATCAAAAAGGATTAAATGATAAATTAAATGTCCAGATGAACCTCGCCACTAATTTTAACAATGCCAACTTACTTGCCAATGGAACGAAGATTGATTTTTTTGATAATGAATTAACAGGAAGCGGTTGGGAAGAGGAAGCAACAAAAAACCCAACCAAGCTTATTTATAATCCTGATGGTTCTTTTTATTACGATAATCAGAGTACTAATCAATTTGCCCGTTTGTTTCAAGAAACAAGTTACCGTAAACAGCAAACGAGTTCAGCAGACATTAAAGCTGATTTAGATATTTTGACAGGTTTAAAGGGAACTATTTTTGGTTCAGTGCAACGAGACAGCTATATAGATGGTGGTTATGCAAATATAGCAAGTGAAAATTCTGTAGAGAACAGTGATTATCCAAATGGAGGTTATGCTTTTAAAAATAATTTTCTATCTCAAAGTTTTGCATTGGAGCCAACCTTACAATATACCAAAACCATAGCAGATAAACATTCATTTACTGCATTGGCAGGTTACAGTTATCGATATTATATCGAAGAAGGGGCAAAAGCGAGTAATCGTGGTTTCTTAAACGATCAATTCCACGAGGATAATTTAAATGCCGGCCAGGCACTTGCCGATGGTAAAGCAGCAATGGGAAGTTTTAAAAACGATAATACCCTAATCGCTTTCTTTGGCCGTATTAATTATGCATTTGATGGAAAATACCTTGCTCAGTTCATTTTAAGAAGAGAAGGATCATCGAGGTTCGGCGAAAACAACAAGTGGGGAAATTTTCCGGCAGTATCATTGGGGTGGAATGTAACCCAGGAGAAGTTTATGGAAAATGTAAAATGGGTTAACAATTTAAAGTTAAGAGCCGGTTATGGGGTAACGGGTAACTCAGGTTTCCAAAACAATGCTTCAAGGGTAACTTTAAGTACTGGAGGGAAATATTTATATCCTGATGGTGCTTATCGCGAAACGTATGGCCCTAGCCGAAATGCAAATCCGTTTCTTAAGTGGGAGAGCAAACGCGAGTTAAATATTGGAGCTGACTTTACTTTATTCAATAACAAGCTAACTGGTGCTTTAGATGTATTTAAACGTACAACCAAAGATTTATTGGATACCTACACTACACCTCAGCCACCTTATGTGCAATCGAGCATTTTTGCCAATGTAGGACAGATTTCATCAAAAGGTATAGAACTTGCTTTATCATACCAGGCAATCAAAACCAAAGACTTTACTTTTAGTATGGACTTTACAGGAAGCACCATCAAAAATACGCTAGATTCGTACTCTAACGATATTTATACCGTTAAATATAAAACTTTTGGTGGCATTGGTGGAGCCGGAGATCTTGGTGATGCCATTACCACTTACGAAGGTGAAGATGTTGGTATTTTCTATGGTAAACGTTTTGCAGGTTTTGATGCAGATGGTAAATGGTTGTTCTATAACCGCAATGGGCAGGCCGTACGTAATGACAAGATCAATTATTCGAAAGATAAAAACTTAACAGACCTTGCTCCAATAGGAAATGCCATTCCAAAATATTATGCCTCGTACACCGCAAACTTTACCTACAAGAATTTCGATTTCAGGATATTCTTGCGCGGTAAATTTGATTATCAGATCTTAAATACCACAGCGCTTTCTTATGGTAACCCATCTATCTCAGGGATTAATTATTTAAAAGAAGCATTCGGAAAGTATAGTCAGATTAACGATACCTATATGTATTCTGACTACTATTTGGAAAATGGAACCAATGTTAAAATCGATGAGGTAACCATCGGTTATAATTTCAAACTTAAAACCAAAATGGTTCGTAACATACGTGTGTATGCAACTGGGCAGAATTTAGCTACAATAACCGGATATTCAGGTAATGACCCTGACTTTGTTCAGGATACAGGTTTAGGTCCTGGAATTGATAATCGTGGTGCTTACCCAAGCACCAGATCATTCTTATTTGGTGTTAATGTGGGCTTTTAA
- a CDS encoding hypothetical protein (product_source=Hypo-rule applied; cleavage_site_network=SignalP-noTM; ko=KO:K21572; pfam=PF07980,PF14322; superfamily=48452) has protein sequence MKNKTILHTALILLVGIVSACTKLDENAYDQIPSDKFYTNKNEVLSAVLRPYTHANAWVTPSGQDGWWRPAELSADQLAWPTKGPHGEDSGKWKRLHYHSWTVDEAGLNNAWSLIYGGIGYCNDPIANISTRDISTMGITQKEKDEFISELKLLRAFHYLKLMDLFGGVPIVTEPADPANPVYPSTSSRKQVFDFVEKEIKDNINNVPKLSRAMLGRMSQASGYAMLVELYLNAEVWSGTARWDDCIAAADKLINNEAGGQNGTMQLDTTITDQFKNTNDLSKEVIFSIAYDYTRAKFEPSWTGEFYHFAQKDIYGGGRNGNDGIVLVPGVYDTYEADDRRKTEWLLIGPQYKFADTNLKTKAVLGTVEYQGLPLVFVDNIRKNKSGSTVSNMSEGEENSGVRFNKYKLGNSVPGFVIKGKDTTAVQPDPNYNNTDWNVYRLTWIYFAKAEALMRKSGGAASAEAVALINTTKKRAYAPAIRDAKAYTPATLTLNELLAERGREFIFEGFRRDDLIRFGKFTTETWWDHTASSATKALYPIPQRQRDLNPKLTQNPGY, from the coding sequence ATGAAAAATAAAACAATATTACATACAGCATTAATTTTATTGGTTGGTATAGTAAGTGCCTGTACCAAGTTGGATGAGAATGCATACGATCAGATTCCTTCTGATAAATTTTACACTAATAAAAACGAAGTATTATCGGCTGTTTTACGTCCTTACACACACGCAAATGCCTGGGTAACGCCATCAGGACAAGATGGTTGGTGGAGACCGGCAGAATTATCTGCAGATCAGCTTGCCTGGCCAACAAAGGGGCCACATGGTGAAGATAGTGGAAAATGGAAGCGGTTGCATTATCATAGCTGGACAGTAGATGAAGCAGGATTAAATAATGCATGGTCACTGATTTATGGCGGTATTGGATATTGCAACGATCCTATAGCAAATATTAGTACACGCGATATTTCTACAATGGGCATTACCCAAAAGGAAAAAGATGAATTTATTTCGGAATTGAAATTATTACGTGCTTTTCATTACCTGAAACTGATGGATTTATTTGGTGGCGTGCCTATTGTAACGGAACCTGCAGATCCTGCAAATCCGGTTTATCCAAGTACCTCAAGCAGAAAACAAGTATTTGATTTTGTGGAAAAAGAAATTAAAGACAATATTAATAATGTGCCGAAATTATCAAGGGCAATGTTGGGCAGAATGAGCCAGGCAAGCGGTTACGCCATGCTTGTAGAACTTTATTTAAATGCCGAAGTATGGTCAGGTACAGCACGCTGGGATGATTGTATTGCCGCTGCTGATAAATTGATCAACAACGAGGCAGGTGGGCAAAACGGAACCATGCAATTGGACACTACCATAACCGACCAGTTTAAAAATACAAACGATTTATCTAAAGAGGTCATATTTTCAATTGCTTACGATTATACAAGGGCTAAATTCGAACCATCCTGGACAGGCGAATTTTATCATTTTGCTCAAAAAGATATTTATGGAGGCGGTAGAAATGGTAATGATGGTATTGTACTGGTTCCTGGAGTTTATGACACTTATGAGGCTGATGACCGACGTAAGACAGAATGGTTGTTGATTGGTCCGCAGTATAAATTTGCTGATACCAACCTTAAAACAAAAGCAGTATTGGGTACCGTAGAATATCAGGGTTTGCCATTGGTTTTTGTAGATAATATCCGGAAAAACAAATCAGGCTCTACTGTTTCCAACATGAGTGAAGGAGAAGAAAACAGCGGCGTTCGTTTCAATAAATATAAACTGGGTAATTCAGTCCCAGGTTTTGTGATCAAAGGCAAAGATACAACTGCTGTTCAGCCTGATCCAAATTATAACAATACTGACTGGAATGTTTACCGTTTAACATGGATTTACTTTGCCAAAGCAGAAGCATTAATGCGTAAAAGCGGTGGTGCAGCTTCTGCAGAAGCGGTAGCCTTAATTAATACCACTAAAAAACGGGCTTATGCACCAGCAATACGCGATGCCAAAGCTTATACACCTGCTACTTTAACTTTAAATGAACTTTTGGCAGAACGGGGCAGAGAATTTATTTTCGAAGGTTTCAGGAGAGATGATTTAATCCGTTTCGGTAAATTTACAACTGAAACCTGGTGGGATCATACAGCCTCATCAGCAACTAAAGCATTATACCCGATTCCTCAGCGGCAACGGGACCTTAATCCTAAGCTAACCCAAAACCCAGGATATTAA
- a CDS encoding LacI family transcriptional regulator (product_source=KO:K02529; cath_funfam=1.10.260.40,3.40.50.2300; cog=COG1609; ko=KO:K02529; pfam=PF00356,PF13377; smart=SM00354; superfamily=47413,53822) gives MKSLSIKDIAVKANVSITTVSFIINGKAKEKSISEAVIEKVERIIEESGYKPNQIARSLRTGNSNIIGLIIEDISNSFFSRIARLIEDKAYKRGYKIIYSSTENSIDKAKELINMFKSRKVDAYIISPIKGIEEDIQMLIDDGNPVILFDRNLPEINTSYVGADHFNASHQSIQYFIDQGKKNIALVTTDINVEQIIERYDGYKKALEDNGIKYDDNLVLKIHFNQEERETIVQIQELLENKKIDAVLFATNYLAISGLKVLKKINKKIGDDFAVIAYDDHEAFELHTPGISTVQQPLEEIAENVIKLILKQLSTKTKPENQEIIIPAKLIIRD, from the coding sequence ATGAAATCGCTTTCTATCAAAGATATAGCCGTAAAAGCAAATGTATCCATTACCACAGTTTCATTCATTATTAACGGTAAAGCCAAAGAGAAATCGATAAGCGAAGCAGTAATAGAGAAAGTAGAAAGAATTATCGAAGAAAGTGGTTATAAACCCAACCAGATCGCAAGAAGTTTAAGAACCGGTAATTCCAATATCATCGGCCTGATTATCGAAGATATTTCCAATTCATTCTTCTCCCGGATTGCAAGGTTAATCGAGGATAAAGCCTATAAAAGAGGATATAAAATTATTTATTCCAGTACAGAAAACAGTATCGACAAAGCGAAGGAACTGATCAACATGTTCAAATCGCGAAAAGTTGATGCCTATATCATCTCGCCGATAAAAGGAATAGAAGAAGATATTCAGATGCTTATTGATGATGGAAACCCGGTAATTCTGTTCGATAGAAATTTGCCTGAAATTAATACCAGTTACGTCGGAGCCGATCATTTTAACGCTTCACACCAATCAATACAGTATTTTATAGATCAAGGTAAAAAAAACATCGCCCTGGTTACTACTGATATCAATGTAGAGCAGATAATAGAACGTTATGATGGTTATAAAAAAGCACTAGAAGATAATGGAATCAAGTATGATGACAACCTGGTTTTAAAGATTCATTTTAATCAGGAAGAGCGCGAAACCATTGTCCAGATTCAAGAACTCTTAGAAAATAAAAAAATTGATGCAGTATTATTTGCAACCAATTATTTGGCAATTAGTGGCTTAAAAGTTTTGAAAAAGATCAATAAGAAAATAGGCGATGACTTTGCTGTTATTGCATACGATGATCATGAAGCTTTCGAACTGCATACGCCTGGTATTTCAACAGTTCAGCAACCACTCGAAGAAATTGCAGAAAATGTAATTAAGCTAATTCTTAAACAGCTGTCCACCAAAACCAAACCGGAGAACCAAGAAATTATCATTCCAGCCAAATTAATTATCAGGGATTAA